The DNA sequence atatatatatatatatatatatatatatatatagagaGAGAGAGAGAGAGAGAGAGTCTTcacgaaaaaaaaaaatattttgtatattaaattatttttcatgTGTTTCATAATACACGTCTTTATGCGACCATAACCATGTAACGACTAACCAAACTATAgtaattaataatattattaataacGTGATAACTCCAAAGACACTTGAAGATGCCATAATTAAATTACAATAAATTATTTCACAACACGTTCCAATATCTAAAACGcatttcaaaatatatccTATAAGCATAATAATTTGACAAATTATAGCACTGTCTCCCAAAATTGTAATTATTCCTGAAATGACTCTCcaaaatttatttcttttaaaaatcattttatataatttattctTAAATCTAGTTGTCCTACTAgtttttttcaatatagTATATGATGTGTTTATTGCATTAGATACTTTAATCATCTTATTCTTATAATCACAACATTCAACCCTTTTAACCGATTCGAatatatcttcattattcttattatttaatacattttttgaatatttttcatcaattttctctttatacaaaatttttggttttccttctttattatattttacaaaattcTCATATGAGTTATCATTTGTTGATAATTCATGATATACGGATACTTTTGTAAAACATTTTACATTtggaatatttttatgaaaattaCTGGAActgtttttattatcttgTTTAAATAAATCTTTTTTACGAATAttctaaaaaaataataataaaaaaataattataaacatataatataaaatccTTGTGTTtcaattatttttcttttttatgattatatttttatattaccTCTTTTGCTGCAAGTAACACACttaacataaaaataaataaaaaaataaatgaacaaaaatTCATTCTtgcattatatatttcataatatttttatgtaataatttaaattatcattttattaaaagataaattattcaaacttaataaattctataaatatatacttttataaaacataaaattaGGTTATTCTAACTTATTCCtttgaaataaaaaaaaaaaaaaaaaaaaaaaaaaaattcattatt is a window from the Plasmodium reichenowi strain SY57 chromosome Unknown, whole genome shotgun sequence genome containing:
- a CDS encoding putative exported protein (Plasmodium exported protein, unknown function), whose translation is MNFCSFIFLFIFMLSVLLAAKENIRKKDLFKQDNKNSSSNFHKNIPNVKCFTKVSVYHELSTNDNSYENFVKYNKEGKPKILYKEKIDEKYSKNVLNNKNNEDIFESVKRVECCDYKNKMIKVSNAINTSYTILKKTSRTTRFKNKLYKMIFKRNKFWRVISGIITILGDSAIICQIIMLIGYILKCVLDIGTCCEIIYCNLIMASSSVFGVITLLIILLITIVWLVVTWLWSHKDVYYETHEK